The following nucleotide sequence is from Acyrthosiphon pisum isolate AL4f chromosome A2, pea_aphid_22Mar2018_4r6ur, whole genome shotgun sequence.
AGgtccatatttatttatgttggcAAGTACTTAGGAAAAATAGGAGAAGTTTGTGGATTCATTTCATCAACATTGTGTCACACAATAtggattcaatttttaatagtgAGATTGCTTTTGCGATATGTAGTTGacctatttattactattttggtatactattatacacacAACATTAATGTATATCATAACCTGGGTGGCAATATGATCccaatcataaattatgaagcaaacaaaatccattttaaaaaaagcaggtaagcggatgtcgctctactgtacaagtgggtaattgtataatggattgtattagacttgaattcaatgatataatatcattgtataagaaaaacgattctgagcggagactgtttgtcagtctggatatatttattttatcaagtaagttgaattagtattaaaatgttataattttttattcgtttctatggtgataaacaaagcattagaaattaaaatcccatttttaacgctttttcgtaattttccgctggtttttcctgtggcattaaataactattaagaaaatcgaaaaatgaacTCTCTagagtaccatcttgatccaatttcctaaaatataaggtactttatgttgaaatcgagGCACTCCttttggaagaaattttgtaaacaggatataaaaaaaaaaaaaaaaaaaataaacaccattgtaaaaacaatagcttcctcgctccgctcagaatcaaaaaaaGTCGGTAAGTGGGTACAAGTTAGgtgatacttttaaaaaatggaCATAACatcaaacttaatataaaaGAACAATATTTCACTTGATTAATAcgacataaatatatatctactaatattaattttacctttGATATAACGGTATGTTAATGCAGTATGGTGTATTGGGTGAATCTGGTTCGGTTTTGTAAAGTTGAACACATGGCACATCGTCATTAGGTGCATTAACTGTATTCACTAAAACTGTATCATTCCCAATTATCGTAAATATCTTGTTGGCAATATCTGGAGTCATAGTATTTGGAGGTAAAAAATTCATTGATACTTTAATAGCctgaaatttatataaaaacaattttaattacacataaataataattagatatttatgaTTACCTGAGGGGCAATCTTGGCCAACAACGGATCATACAATTCTAAACTAGCTAATTTAGTAATTTCACACTGAGCAATATTGCCATAGTCTATATAAATTATCTTGGCctggaataatataatttaggttaCTTAATAACAATGAACTActattattccaaaaaaaaaaacaggctGTTAGTTATTGCCATGCGTCAGTAGTCTTATAAGTGCATAAACATAACAAAATGTACATTCAGAAAATTACGTTTAGctctattagtttaaaaatttgagaGAATGACCCCCcccttatacaatttaaaggtaagattattatttagaacaTCTCTTAaactttttgatatatttaaattttaaagctagttataaatattttaagatgtacaaacaattaacaattttaaaatactcataactcattttaaaattaaaatataaaaaaaatcctataaaatgccctagataataatcttatctttaaattctataaagtcaattcactcttatttttaaactaactaaACGTCATCTGCGAGCATAAAATGTGTTATGTTACATACTtctaagacgaagacaacaaatgtctgTGTAGGGTCctcttaagtatatttttatcataatagtaCTAACTTCAGAGTCATTGACTATATCAAGAACTTGAACACGGCTCCATATATTATCAGCTTCATACTTAGTTATGTACACTTTGTCttttataatatcttctttGCTCTTCAAAAAAAATCCTGGGTCTAAAAATTCATCGCTTGGCAAGATTTCTTCAAGTGATGTAACAATGTCaatgtttaattgtaaatataaatggcCAGACTCGACAATTGATGATACATTTCCATCCACAATTGCTTGATCCTGCACAATCATAGTCAATAATAATGGACAAAATAcacgttatttaataatattgtttacctcAAATAATGGAAGTTTTGTAcaagttttttctaaaaatctttGAATGATCATGTCATTTACATTAACTCTTCCTTTTTCATATAAAGTGACTCTTGCACATCCTTCTTCTAATGAATCTGGTACAACGAAgaatgttttattcaatatcATCTCATCCAATAATTCTTTTAAGCCATCAAATGTGCCAAAATTATCCAGTTGAGTTAAAATACATTCAATAGCCTAAAAATTCAGAGCAAAGGATGTGTTTATTAAGGGTAACGTTGCTTATATTtagtagttatttttaaaaatgtagcaaTTATGTAATAggcaatactatttttaaaaaataattattttaacgaacaaaaaaaaatactgcaatAAAGAAAAGTTTAaagaaatatatcatattttttataactttaaattcaGACTAAAATCTGGTAACAATACGTTGTTGTTTTATATAAGATCTCCTCTATAAGACACTTGGGTAGATAGGAAATAGATTATGAAAGGAATACATAATATTCCCTGCcctgtagttattattaatcaCATAGGTGCTCTATGTTGTCAGTAATGAACATGGACACGACATGCAATTGTTTTGAAGAAATGttaaaacgaaaacaaataaGTTTTGTTTTACCTAATAATCCTTTTGTCTAAATtgtgatgatattataacagataaaattatttttttttaataatgcaatttaCCTGAGTTTTAGGTTTCATAAAAATTGGTTCAAGGTAACAAATCTGGTCTTTGGCAATGTTCAATTGCTCGCCAGTGTCTATCATAAAACATGTAGCTGTACCATCCTCATTATTAGCAGAAGATATTTGTACTCTATGCCAAGACGAATTGTATAGTACAGCATAAAATTCACCTTCAATAACTTGATCAGGGATACTCAACCCGGCTGTGTTCATTGTGTCATTGAATTTTGCTTGCATTTGTATAAAGTTTTCctaaatacatgtatatttattttttatattctttgtaCCTTAATATacggattttaatttaatacattagttagatgattaaaaatacttacatcTGCACTCTGTCCAACCAAACGGACCCAAACATTAGCTGAACCATAGTTGGCAGAAACGAGAACAGATTTTTCCGTGTAGtcttcaaataataatggaGTACCTGGAACAAAGTTTTGTTCTTCTgcaaaatctttatttttatattcatgacCATTTTGTTGATTATTCTCAGTTTCATTCTAGATAGTAAACATACAATGATAgctcataattatttttatttttttattgtatagaaaaataattacaagatATATAACAAGTTTATTAGCAGCTGCTATCTTATCAAATGTGAAGTAACTAAAAACTCCTAGAAGCTGATCCCAATTATCAGGCAAGTTTTCATGAAATTCCTCTCTATACATACGTTCTAAGAGATCACCCATAACGCCAGTAGTTTCATAACCTCGTTTTAAAAgctaaaatagaataaaatatacattgtattaatgatcaaaattaatttattaccataATTTGTTGTATTACCGATTTAACGCAAGATGCCATTGTATTAATATCATTGGTAATTGGGTAAATAACACTTTCCCCATATtgcttttttaaaatagttaaagcGTGTTTTGCAGCGACTTTTTGTGCATAATTGAGCGTATTACAATCAACTGGGAAAGAACTACCCACACTTTTTTCATTTAcctagaaaatatattacaattgtaatacatatttaatgtaaatatataaattgattcTATAATACTCAATTTCAAgactaatagaaaaaaattcatgccattgaaacataaaaataaaatatttattttcataatgtgCATGcaaataaattggaaaaaatctAGTTTAGCACAtgtggtttaaaatattttattaagctaATACACATATCAAAAATGATATTTCCAAAAggaaatttatgaataaaatttattttttagtttaaaatatataaagaaaaatggaGCTACCAAATATTTCCACAGcctacattaaattttaaccttGGAATACTTTCATTTCCAAAACAAATATTGGaagttaaaatgattatttcttACACTGTGGTACAtgtgtaatacatttttctactgACCATACACAttttgaaccaaaaaaaaacaacaaatatctgatggtagaaacaatattttatcaaaatctattcttaaaaaaaaaaaaattaaatacatattagcTAGAATTACATATAACTGAAATCTTACCTTAATTGTACAAATGTGCGTTACTTTAAGCATTTTCccagatttttcttttttcgccATGTACTCATAATAGGGTTcgcataaatttaaatgttttaaatatgtttctaATTCGTTAATATAGTCCTTATCTTCTTCAAACACCtagtaatcaataatttaatttaaactttggtTTTACCTCTCCAATTACTTAAAATAGTTAGTTACTAATTTAAAGAATTGTATTAACATCGataaacaaataacataaaGGTCCCTACACATTTCAACAGAAACGGTGGCGGT
It contains:
- the LOC100161737 gene encoding uncharacterized protein LOC100161737 translates to MDYEMFIANCFDILKTIQESCKTFESLLNDFCKLVDVESKLEKPCAAATDLIIEVEDPKHEVFEEDKDYINELETYLKHLNLCEPYYEYMAKKEKSGKMLKVTHICTIKVNEKSVGSSFPVDCNTLNYAQKVAAKHALTILKKQYGESVIYPITNDINTMASCVKSLLKRGYETTGVMGDLLERMYREEFHENLPDNWDQLLGVFSYFTFDKIAAANKLVIYLNETENNQQNGHEYKNKDFAEEQNFVPGTPLLFEDYTEKSVLVSANYGSANVWVRLVGQSADENFIQMQAKFNDTMNTAGLSIPDQVIEGEFYAVLYNSSWHRVQISSANNEDGTATCFMIDTGEQLNIAKDQICYLEPIFMKPKTQAIECILTQLDNFGTFDGLKELLDEMILNKTFFVVPDSLEEGCARVTLYEKGRVNVNDMIIQRFLEKTCTKLPLFEDQAIVDGNVSSIVESGHLYLQLNIDIVTSLEEILPSDEFLDPGFFLKSKEDIIKDKVYITKYEADNIWSRVQVLDIVNDSEAKIIYIDYGNIAQCEITKLASLELYDPLLAKIAPQAIKVSMNFLPPNTMTPDIANKIFTIIGNDTVLVNTVNAPNDDVPCVQLYKTEPDSPNTPYCINIPLYQSLKKQ